The Lysinibacillus irui sequence CGGAAAAGGGCATGAACAAACACAGCAAATTAAAAATCAAAAATTCCCTTTTTCCGACCAACAATGTATCAAAGACTATTTTTCAAATCTAATTACAGACGACGCTGAATAACAAAGAAAGAGCCCGTAGCTATGGCAAGCTTGCGCCCCGTCTCATCCTCTATATCACATTCCATGACAAGCGTTTGACGTCCTTTATGGACAAAACGACCACGTGCAATCAATTCTTTGTTCTTCGTTGTGGCGATATAGGAGACATTCATATTTGTAGTAACTACATTATATCCCTCTGGTACAGAGCGTGAAGCAAGTCCACCCATAGCTGCATCTGCAATCGTTGCAATAATGCCGCCGTGTGGTACCTTAATCGTATTATGGATGACAGGAGTAATAGGGATACGGACCTCGCTCACTTCAGGCTCAAATTTTCCTACCATATGTAGAGCAGCATTAATATAACGACGATGAATGCCTTGTTGTTTATCACGTAATCCATTTAAAAGATGGAATAAAACTTCCTCATCTTCCTCAGTACTTTCTTGTAAAATTGCGCCAAGTAATTGTTCAATTTGTCCTTTAGCTGTTGACATCAATTGGAAAACCTCTTTCATTAAAAATATCATTAATGTAAAATTACCATAAAATCTGTTATGATGGGAAAGAGATTGGGGGAATTAAAAATGATGATGACCTCTGACTGGGTAATCATTTTAGATGAGGCCGAAGAGCTTTGTAAGATGATTCTTTCCTCAGAACCAGCGATCGCGCTACAACAAGCGTATGATGCAGTATATAGTGATACGCAAATTGTAGAGGCTATTTATGCATTTAATCGCATGAAAGAGCAGTACGAAGATGTACAACGTTTCGGAAAATATCATCCGGACTACCATACAATCATGAAGTCAATTCGCCAACAAAAGAGGGCACTTGACTTAAATGAGAAAGTTTCAGCCTTAAAAATTGCTGAAAACGATTTTCAGGATTTACTGGATGAGATTAGCCTTTTAATAGGAAAAACAGTCTCTGAAGCGGTAAAAGTTCCTGTAAGTAATCCATTCTTTGCCTCTGGTTCATCTTGCGGAGGAGGATGTGGCTCGGGTGGTTCTTGCTCTTGCTCAGCGTAATGTAAGATGTGTATAAAACACATCTCTTCTAGACTGTAAACAACTCGAAGGTACTTGCAGAGTTGTTTACAGTTTTTTTTCATTATGTAGTGAAAGTAATTTCGGGAGCTTTCAAAAATAAAGGGAAGGACTTGCTAATGTCCTTCCCTTTCTATTGTTTATATCAAGCTTGCTTTTGTAATAACTCTACAGCAATATCAGGGCGATCAGTAATAATGCCTTGTGCTCCATTATTGATCAATTTGTTCATTGTGTCTATGTCATTGATCGTCCAATAGTGAACAGGTATATTCAGGTTATTTAAAAACTGAATAAATTTAGGCGAATCTAAGGCAATAACCCCTGATTTAGGTGGGATTTGAAATACATCTACTTTTGGATGATATAAATGTCCAAATTGACTTGAGAAGGAAGCGAATGCTTTTCTTACATCCGATTCACCTGCACCAAGTGCTACCTGATTTTGAGCATATAAATTGAAGCGATCTATTTGTTCACCGTAAAAACTTGTTACCACGACACGATGTTCAGCGCCAAGTTCTTCAATTAAACGCCAAAGTTTTGAAGGCATTAGACTTCCTTCATACGTATCAGGAGCATCTTTTATATCGATATTGATTAGCATGTTTGGATAACTTTCTAATAGCTCTCGTAACGTTACTACATTTAATTTATCCTCTCTATATGGAAAAGCTCCATCTAGATCTTCAAACTGGTAGCCATGGTTTAAGGCGTTAAGTTCTGCCAATGTCATATCAGCAACGAGACCATAACCATCTGTAGTACGTTCAACTGTTTCATCGTGGAAAACAATAATTTCCTCATCTTTCGTTAGGCGGATATCGATTTCAAAGCCATCAACACCTAGCTGCGCAGCTTTTTCAAAAGCCATCATTGTATGTTCGGGTGCTAAATGAGCTCCGCCACGATGTGCAAGTATTACAGGGCGATCAAATTGTAATGCTTGTTTGCTTTCTCGTTGCTGCGGTTTAGAAATCGCTTTACTACCTGCCCACGCCGCTGCACTTGCTGCTGCAATGGCAAGCGCAATTTTTGTTTTCTTACCCATATTCGTCCTCCTTAACAATTATCGTCATATAAAAAGTATAGTGATTTCATTTTTCATTGATTGTAAGTGCTCAACGTTGGAGAGCTACCAAAACTAGAAACTAGTATAAGTGAATAAGGTGATTTTTTCATGCTGATTTTTGCCGTCATCATATAAAATAATTGTTATGGAGATTAAGTGTTAAAACGTTCCATTATCGAGGCGTTAGCAGCATTTATTATTCCTTTTAATGTAGCAACCATTCATTCATCAAAAACACCTGATTCATAATTCTGCCAAGTTCAATGTTTATGCTTTTCCATTATAACGGAAAATTGAGCGTTCTGTCAGCTAAACTCTGTTGCTATCATTTTCTGGTCTATGGTATTCTTTTAGGTAAGAAATGAGGGAATCCAATATGAACGAACGACAAGGGCTAATCGTTTACGTCCATCAATTAAAACATGCGAAGTCTCTTCGGAAATATGGTCATGTTCTTTATATTTCTAGAAGGCAAAAGTACGTAGTGCTTTACTGTGATCGTGAGGATATTGACATGATGACAACAAAACTACAACGCCTCCCATTTGTGAAAGACGTTGTAGAGTCTTATCGTCCATTTGTGAAAACTGAATATGAAAATGCAAAACCAGATAAAGCAAAGGAATACGACTATAAAGTAGGTCTATAATATTAAGTTAATGCAGGTATATAGTTATTTAGTCTTAATATGCCGATTAAGTATTGATAAAATAGTTTTGATTCCGAAAATATAGATGAGTGCTTTATTTCTACAACAACTGCTTTTCGATCGAGTTGTTCTATTTGTGCTTCAAACATTTTTTGTCGCTTTGTTGGTTGTTCCTCATTATATGGGATGCCTTCTCGACAAATATATATAGGCATGAATTTACTTTCACCGACTGGTTTCAGGGCGACAGCTAAAGAAATTACCTTCTTATCTTCTTTTGTAGAAGTTAGTATAAAGGCTTGATGAAAACGTTCCTGATTGGTTTTAATAATTTCGAGTAGCTCGTAAACATCACCATAGCCTTCACCTAATTCTATAAATTGTTGTGGCATAATAATTGCACATCCTTTCCATTATCATAGTATCATGCTGCGGGAGGTCAAGCACATGAAATTTGCATTAAGCTTTTTTTCTATTTTAGCACTA is a genomic window containing:
- a CDS encoding PaaI family thioesterase codes for the protein MSTAKGQIEQLLGAILQESTEEDEEVLFHLLNGLRDKQQGIHRRYINAALHMVGKFEPEVSEVRIPITPVIHNTIKVPHGGIIATIADAAMGGLASRSVPEGYNVVTTNMNVSYIATTKNKELIARGRFVHKGRQTLVMECDIEDETGRKLAIATGSFFVIQRRL
- a CDS encoding YlbF family regulator, producing MMMTSDWVIILDEAEELCKMILSSEPAIALQQAYDAVYSDTQIVEAIYAFNRMKEQYEDVQRFGKYHPDYHTIMKSIRQQKRALDLNEKVSALKIAENDFQDLLDEISLLIGKTVSEAVKVPVSNPFFASGSSCGGGCGSGGSCSCSA
- a CDS encoding glycerophosphodiester phosphodiesterase, which translates into the protein MGKKTKIALAIAAASAAAWAGSKAISKPQQRESKQALQFDRPVILAHRGGAHLAPEHTMMAFEKAAQLGVDGFEIDIRLTKDEEIIVFHDETVERTTDGYGLVADMTLAELNALNHGYQFEDLDGAFPYREDKLNVVTLRELLESYPNMLINIDIKDAPDTYEGSLMPSKLWRLIEELGAEHRVVVTSFYGEQIDRFNLYAQNQVALGAGESDVRKAFASFSSQFGHLYHPKVDVFQIPPKSGVIALDSPKFIQFLNNLNIPVHYWTINDIDTMNKLINNGAQGIITDRPDIAVELLQKQA
- a CDS encoding YlbG family protein, with the translated sequence MNERQGLIVYVHQLKHAKSLRKYGHVLYISRRQKYVVLYCDREDIDMMTTKLQRLPFVKDVVESYRPFVKTEYENAKPDKAKEYDYKVGL
- a CDS encoding DUF7147 family protein → MPQQFIELGEGYGDVYELLEIIKTNQERFHQAFILTSTKEDKKVISLAVALKPVGESKFMPIYICREGIPYNEEQPTKRQKMFEAQIEQLDRKAVVVEIKHSSIFSESKLFYQYLIGILRLNNYIPALT